Genomic window (Stigmatella aurantiaca):
GGCCGCGCTCGCGCTGGCGCGCTGGGATCGTGAGCGGGCTGATCGAGGAGCAGGTCCGGATGCGCTTCGGGGCGATGAAGAGTGTCCACCTGATCGACAAGGGCGAGAGGCTGCTCGTCGGAGTGGAGAGCAAGCTGCTGCTGCGTTTCAAGAAGGTGAACGAGAAGCTCCAGACGTCCAACTACCCGACGCGGACCTCGAGGCGGTTCGACAATCAGCAGCCGCTAGAGGGCTATGCCGACCTGCCCCGCCTGACGGTGGGGTATCGGGCGAATCGGCTAGCCACCGAACTCCTGGAGGTGGTTTTGGTCTTCTCGATCGGCTCTGCGGTGAAGTTCAGCTGGCCTCTCGTGGGGGCCGCCAGGCCGCAGCAGATGACGCTCCCCACGCAGACTGCGAACACGCAGAAGACTGGGAAGAAGCGGCGCGTCACCGCGAAGAAGACTCAGGGCCCTGGCCAGAAGGACGGTTCCGAAGGCGAGCAGGTCTAGCCACGTCGCTCTGGAGCCCAGGGAGGATCTATGTCTGACCATGCCTTCACTGCCGACATGTTTGTATCCGCGCGCGAAGAGGCTGGCCTCACGCAGGGCGCGCTGGCAGAGGCAATGGGTGTCACTCAAGGCACCGTCTCCAAGGTAGAGAACGGGCAATTGCCTCCAACCAAGGAGTTTCTTGAGAAGGCGGCCGCGATTCTCGGCTGTCGCAGTTCGTACTTCTTCCGGCGGCCGCGGCACCACCGACTGCCGCTCACATTCTACCGTAAGAAGGTGAAGCTGCCTGCGCTTGCGCTGAAGAAGATCCACGCCACAGTCATTCGTAAGCGCGCTGATCTCGAGGACCTCCTACGGTCAGCAGAGGTGCCAGAGAACCGAGTTCCGTCAATCGACCTGAAGTCAAGTGGAAGGTCGGCAGCCGAAGCAGCACGCGAGGTGCGGATACGCTGGAATCTGCCACGTGGCCCGATCGACGATCTGACATCTGAACTTGAGGACCGCGGCGTCGTCATCATCGTGCTGGACTTTGGGACAGACCTGATTGATGGGCTCAGCACGTTCGAGCCCAGCGACGGGCTGCCGCCGGCAGTGTTCCTCAACAAGAGGTGCCCGCCTGACCGCGCCCGGTTCACACTCGCCCATGAACTTGGGCACATTGTCCTGCATCATCACCTTGTCTATCCACCTGATGAGTGCGAGGGAGAGGCTGACGCTTTCGCGTCCGAGTTCTTGATGCCCGAGGCCGACATCCGAGGTTTCCTTGGGCGTCTCGACTTGGAAACAGCTGCCGCGCTGAAGCAGGCATGGAAAGTGTCGATCGCCGCTCTTGTGATGCGCGCGGCCCAGTTGGACCGGATCTCTGAAGCACGGAAACGATCACTGTTCATCGAACTTGGGCGGCGAGGGTGGCGCGCTCGGGAGCCTGTAGAGTTCCCTCCGGAGGAGCCAACAGTCTACTCCGAGTTGGCGCAGTTCCATATTGAGGACCTCCAATTCACCGAGGAACAGCTCAGCGATGTGCTCGCCATCCCAGTGGAGCGACTGCGCGCTGAATTCTTTCCTCAGCGGCGTGGAGGGCTTCGGCTCGTGCAGTGAGGGACGAATGCCGATCCGGCGGCGGCGGCAGATTCGTGCTGACCCCGGCGGCGAGGAAGTGACGCCATTGCTATGCAAGTACGAGAGTCATGAAGAAACTATTCCCGGGCAGTTATGCGCCGTCTGCTGATGACCACAATGCGATGTGGGCGGAAGGGACGTTCGTATTCGATACGAACATGCTCCTCAACTTCCACAGGTACTCGGACGAGACCAGACGCGAGTTCCTCGATGTGGTTAGCTCCCCCCAGATTCACCCTCGAATCTGGATCCCCTATCAGGTTGCATTGGAATATCATCGCAACCTGGATGAGGTGAGGCATGAGCAGGTTCATGCGTGCGAGCGTCTGAAGAAGTCGATCGAGGACTGGGGAAAGGGTATTAGGGCGGGAGACCATAGAAGGCGGACAGACGCCCTGCTGAAACTCGTAAACGAACTCCTAGCAGAAGCAGAGCAGCAATATCAGAACCCTGAGCGCGGCATTCTCGTTGAGAGAATTGCTGAATTGTTCGAGGGGAAGGTTGGGCCCGAGTGGGACTCCAAGAGGCTTAGAGAGGTGTACAAGGAAGGGGAGGAGCGTTACGCGCAGCGCGTGCCCCCTGGTTTCAAGGACGCCTCATCAAAGAAAGGCGACGAGCGCTTTGGAGACGTGGTGGTTTGGCTGCAGATCATCGACGAGGCTGTCAGCCGAAAGAAACCAATTATTTTTGTCACCGATGATGCCAAAGAGGACTGGTGGCTAAGGATAGGCGGCAAGACCATAGGTCCTCTGCCGACTCTCAGGAACGAGATCCATCGCAAAGCCGGGGTGCTGTTCCATATGTACACCGGCGATAGATTCTTGGAGCAAAGTCGCAAGGTTCTGCGCCAATCGGTGCGTAATGAAACAGTTGAAGAGGTAAAGCAAGTTCGAGTGGAGCAGGAGAAGCATCATCGTGTTGGGATGAGGAAAATCCTCGACGGTAACCGCCTTGTGAGGGCTCTCCTGGATGATTTGGAAGCAACGCAGGCCGAAGCTCTCCACGGCCCTGTTAAGATGGCTTGGCACAATATTCCCATTTATGAACATGACTCCGTGAACATCGCGGGTCCTGAATATTCAAGTGCACGTCACGTCGTGTCTGAATGGGTCAGAGATGCGATTCATCAGGCAAGGCGTGACAGCATCGAGGACCAACAACGAGCGTCACCCGAGCAGACGACTCAAAGAAGAGATGTTCGGGACGAAGCCGAAGAGGACGATGACTCGGCCGAGTAGTGCGCTACTTCTTCTGCCCCAGGGTGGTGGTGACGGCGTCGACGAGCTTCGTTGCCACTGCGGTGATCGCGGCCTGGCTCTCCACGTCCTCTTTCCCTCCAGGAGATGTAGCGGCAGCGCCTGGGGTGGCCGGGGGCAGCGTGAGTAGCTGGGTGATGACCTGCTGCAGCGTCGCGTCGTAGCTGGGCTGCGCGCCGATCCGGGCGTAGTCCAGGGCGAGCTCGTACCGCTCCAGGGTGGCCACGTTGTTGGCGGCCTTCTCGTACTGCTCGCGCAGCTTCGTGTCGTGCCGGAGCAGCGCCGTGCCGATCGTCAGCGGCACCGCCGCCAGGCCGAAGCCGCCGAACATGTAGTGCCAGTCCAGCGTGTCGGCCCTAAACACGAGCGTGGCGGCCATGCCAGGTCCGGCGATGGACAGGACGTAGAAAGAGAGCGCCCCGCGGTACGCCCAAACGGAGCGCTGCCAGAGTTGGTCCGCATCCCTGCGGAGCCGCCCAGCGCGCATCCGAAGGGAGACGCGCGCGGCCTCTATGCGAGTCGTTCGCCTCGGGTCTTCGCCCTCAGCAATCTGTCGCGCCAAGT
Coding sequences:
- a CDS encoding helix-turn-helix domain-containing protein, with translation MSDHAFTADMFVSAREEAGLTQGALAEAMGVTQGTVSKVENGQLPPTKEFLEKAAAILGCRSSYFFRRPRHHRLPLTFYRKKVKLPALALKKIHATVIRKRADLEDLLRSAEVPENRVPSIDLKSSGRSAAEAAREVRIRWNLPRGPIDDLTSELEDRGVVIIVLDFGTDLIDGLSTFEPSDGLPPAVFLNKRCPPDRARFTLAHELGHIVLHHHLVYPPDECEGEADAFASEFLMPEADIRGFLGRLDLETAAALKQAWKVSIAALVMRAAQLDRISEARKRSLFIELGRRGWRAREPVEFPPEEPTVYSELAQFHIEDLQFTEEQLSDVLAIPVERLRAEFFPQRRGGLRLVQ
- a CDS encoding PIN domain-containing protein — its product is MKKLFPGSYAPSADDHNAMWAEGTFVFDTNMLLNFHRYSDETRREFLDVVSSPQIHPRIWIPYQVALEYHRNLDEVRHEQVHACERLKKSIEDWGKGIRAGDHRRRTDALLKLVNELLAEAEQQYQNPERGILVERIAELFEGKVGPEWDSKRLREVYKEGEERYAQRVPPGFKDASSKKGDERFGDVVVWLQIIDEAVSRKKPIIFVTDDAKEDWWLRIGGKTIGPLPTLRNEIHRKAGVLFHMYTGDRFLEQSRKVLRQSVRNETVEEVKQVRVEQEKHHRVGMRKILDGNRLVRALLDDLEATQAEALHGPVKMAWHNIPIYEHDSVNIAGPEYSSARHVVSEWVRDAIHQARRDSIEDQQRASPEQTTQRRDVRDEAEEDDDSAE